A genome region from Pseudomonas sp. S06B 330 includes the following:
- a CDS encoding polynucleotide adenylyltransferase PcnB, which translates to MLKKLFQSFRPPVRGPHHKRTTPEVINSGQHSLQRGQFSRHAVSIVERLQNAGYQAYLVGGCVRDQLLGITPKDFDVATSATPEQVRAEFRNARIIGRRFKLVHIHFGREIIEVATFRANHPESEAEDSHTSSRNESGRILRDNVYGTLEEDAQRRDFTINALYYDPVSERILDYANGVHDIRNRLIRLIGDPTQRYQEDPVRMLRAVRFAAKLNFGIEKHTVQPIRQLAPMLREIPSARLFEETLKLFLSGHAADTFEMLVDLQLFDPLFPASAEALEEHPTYTHTLISQALINTDLRIKQGKPVTPAFLFAALLWPALPGRALRLQSRGMPPIPAMNEAAHELISEQCQRIAIPKRFTLPIREIWDMQERLPRRSGKRADLLLDNPRFRAGYDFLLLRESAGEETDGLGQWWTDYQDCNDSERRDMIRDLGSREEGTGAGPRKRKRSPSKRKRADGGAGE; encoded by the coding sequence ATGCTGAAGAAGCTGTTCCAGTCGTTCCGTCCTCCCGTACGTGGTCCGCACCACAAGCGCACCACGCCTGAAGTGATCAATAGCGGTCAACACTCGCTGCAACGTGGCCAATTCAGTCGTCATGCGGTGAGCATCGTTGAGCGCCTGCAAAATGCTGGCTACCAGGCCTACCTGGTCGGTGGCTGTGTGCGAGACCAACTCTTGGGTATCACCCCCAAAGACTTCGACGTCGCCACCAGCGCCACCCCTGAACAAGTCCGTGCCGAGTTTCGCAATGCGCGGATCATCGGTCGCCGCTTCAAGCTGGTTCACATCCATTTCGGCCGTGAAATCATCGAAGTCGCGACCTTCCGCGCCAACCATCCGGAAAGCGAAGCAGAAGACAGCCACACCTCGTCGCGTAACGAAAGTGGCCGAATCCTGCGTGACAACGTCTACGGCACCTTGGAAGAAGACGCGCAACGCCGCGACTTCACCATCAACGCCCTGTATTACGATCCGGTCAGCGAACGCATCCTCGACTACGCCAATGGCGTCCACGACATCCGCAACCGCCTGATCCGCCTAATCGGTGATCCGACCCAGCGTTACCAGGAAGACCCGGTGCGGATGCTGCGTGCCGTACGTTTTGCCGCCAAGCTGAACTTCGGTATCGAAAAGCACACCGTGCAGCCGATCCGCCAACTGGCACCGATGCTGCGCGAAATCCCGTCCGCGCGCCTGTTCGAGGAAACGCTCAAGTTGTTCCTCTCTGGACACGCCGCCGATACCTTCGAAATGCTGGTCGACCTGCAGCTGTTCGATCCGCTGTTCCCGGCCAGTGCTGAAGCGTTGGAAGAACACCCAACCTACACCCATACCCTGATCAGCCAGGCCTTGATCAACACCGACCTGCGCATCAAACAGGGCAAGCCGGTAACACCGGCCTTCCTGTTTGCCGCCTTGCTCTGGCCAGCCTTGCCTGGTCGCGCCCTGCGCCTGCAAAGCCGTGGCATGCCGCCGATCCCGGCGATGAACGAAGCCGCCCATGAGCTGATCAGCGAACAGTGCCAGCGCATCGCGATCCCTAAACGCTTCACCCTGCCGATCCGCGAGATCTGGGACATGCAGGAACGCCTGCCACGCCGTAGCGGCAAGCGAGCCGACCTGTTACTCGACAACCCGCGTTTCCGTGCCGGTTATGACTTCCTGCTGTTACGTGAAAGCGCGGGCGAGGAAACCGACGGCCTGGGCCAATGGTGGACTGACTATCAGGACTGCAACGACAGCGAGCGGCGCGACATGATCCGTGACCTGGGCAGCCGCGAGGAAGGCACCGGTGCCGGCCCGCGCAAACGCAAGCGTAGCCCGAGCAAACGCAAGCGTGCTGACGGTGGTGCAGGCGAATAA
- the gluQRS gene encoding tRNA glutamyl-Q(34) synthetase GluQRS — MNNPRYIGRFAPTPSGFLHFGSLVAALASWLDARAVGGQWLLRMEDIDPPREAPGAQAAILHTLESYGLEWDGEVVYQSQRHEAYAEVIERLFRQGLAYACTCSRKQLEGYNGIYPGLCRNAGHAQEDAAIRLRVPELTYHFTDRLQGYFEQHLGRDVGDFVIRRRDGLYAYQLAVVLDDAWQGVTDIVRGADLLDNTPRQLYLQELLGLSQPRYLHVPLITQPDGHKLGKSYRSAPLPPEQATPLLLRALRALGQPIEASMLQGTPAEVLTHAASRWNPDTLPQRRSVPEADL, encoded by the coding sequence ATGAACAACCCTCGCTACATCGGGCGTTTCGCCCCCACTCCAAGCGGATTTCTGCACTTCGGATCACTGGTTGCCGCGCTCGCCTCCTGGCTTGATGCCCGTGCGGTTGGCGGACAGTGGCTACTGCGCATGGAAGATATCGACCCACCCCGCGAAGCGCCCGGCGCTCAGGCGGCGATCCTGCACACCCTGGAAAGCTATGGCCTGGAATGGGATGGTGAGGTGGTCTACCAGAGTCAACGCCATGAGGCATACGCCGAAGTGATCGAGCGCTTGTTCCGTCAGGGTCTGGCTTACGCCTGCACCTGCTCGCGCAAGCAACTGGAAGGCTACAACGGTATTTACCCAGGTCTGTGTCGCAATGCTGGCCATGCGCAGGAAGATGCTGCCATTCGCCTGCGCGTACCTGAACTGACCTACCACTTCACAGATCGCTTGCAGGGCTACTTTGAACAGCATCTAGGCCGCGACGTTGGCGACTTCGTGATTCGTCGGCGCGACGGGTTGTACGCGTATCAGTTGGCGGTTGTGCTGGATGATGCCTGGCAAGGGGTAACCGACATCGTGCGTGGTGCCGACCTGCTGGACAATACCCCGCGCCAGCTTTACCTGCAGGAGTTGCTGGGGCTGTCGCAACCACGCTACCTGCATGTGCCACTGATTACCCAGCCCGACGGGCACAAGCTGGGTAAGTCATATCGCTCGGCACCACTGCCGCCGGAGCAGGCCACGCCCCTGCTGTTGCGCGCCCTGCGCGCCTTGGGCCAGCCCATCGAGGCGAGCATGCTGCAAGGCACTCCGGCCGAAGTGCTGACCCACGCTGCTTCGCGTTGGAACCCCGACACCTTGCCTCAGCGCCGAAGCGTGCCCGAAGCAGACCTCTAG
- the sfsA gene encoding DNA/RNA nuclease SfsA — translation MRFSPPLERARLLRRYKRFLADIELASGEQLTIHCPNTGSMFNCMVEGGQVWFSRSNDPKRKLPGTWEISETPQGRLACVNTGRANALVEEALRAGVISELTGFTGLKREVAYGEERSRVDFRLEFADGPAYVEVKSVTLGFEDSAVAAFPDAVTQRGAKHLRELAALARQGVRAVQLYCVNLTGIEAVRPAEEIDAAYAAALRAAVADGVEVLAYGTRIDGEKVYIDRALPVMLTP, via the coding sequence ATGCGCTTTTCTCCACCACTTGAACGCGCACGGTTGCTGCGTCGCTACAAACGCTTTCTGGCCGACATCGAACTGGCCAGTGGCGAGCAACTGACCATTCATTGCCCCAATACCGGCTCGATGTTCAACTGCATGGTAGAAGGCGGTCAGGTCTGGTTCAGTCGTTCCAATGATCCCAAACGCAAGTTGCCAGGCACCTGGGAAATTAGTGAGACGCCACAAGGGCGTCTCGCCTGCGTCAACACCGGGCGGGCCAATGCCCTGGTCGAGGAAGCCCTGCGCGCTGGGGTGATCAGCGAACTGACCGGCTTTACCGGATTGAAGCGCGAAGTAGCCTATGGCGAAGAGCGCAGCCGGGTGGACTTTCGCCTGGAGTTTGCCGATGGGCCCGCCTATGTCGAAGTCAAGAGCGTGACCCTGGGCTTTGAGGACTCAGCCGTTGCAGCCTTTCCTGATGCGGTTACCCAGCGCGGTGCCAAGCACCTGCGTGAACTGGCGGCATTGGCCCGCCAGGGCGTTCGCGCGGTGCAGCTGTATTGCGTGAACCTCACTGGCATAGAGGCCGTGCGACCAGCAGAGGAAATCGATGCGGCCTATGCAGCAGCGTTACGCGCCGCCGTGGCCGATGGTGTCGAGGTCTTGGCCTACGGTACCCGCATCGATGGCGAGAAGGTCTACATCGACCGGGCATTGCCGGTAATGCTCACGCCATGA
- a CDS encoding pyridoxal phosphate-dependent aminotransferase, protein MAQPYSARSRAIEPFHVMALLARANELQASGRDVIHLEIGEPDFTTAAPIVEAGQAALAAGHTRYTAARGLPALREAIAGFYQQRYGLSIDPERILITPGGSGALLLASSLLVDPGKHWLLADPGYPCNRHFLRLVEGGAQLVPVGPEVNYQLTADLVERYWDQDTVGALVASPANPTGTVLDRSELASLSAATRAHNGHLVVDEIYHGLTYGMDAASVLEVDDHAFVLNSFSKYFGMTGWRLGWLVAPPAAVADLEKLAQNLYISAPSMAQHAALACFQPQTLAILEERRNEFARRRDFLLPALRELGFKIAVEPQGAFYLYADISAFGGDAFAFCQHFLETEHVAFTPGLDFGRYQAGHHVRFAYTQSLPRLQEAVERIARGLRSWQG, encoded by the coding sequence ATGGCCCAGCCCTACAGTGCGCGCAGTCGCGCCATCGAACCTTTCCACGTCATGGCCCTGCTGGCCCGCGCCAATGAGCTGCAAGCCAGTGGCCGTGATGTTATTCACCTGGAAATCGGCGAACCGGACTTTACCACCGCCGCCCCAATCGTCGAGGCCGGCCAGGCCGCACTGGCCGCCGGGCACACCCGCTACACCGCCGCGCGAGGCTTGCCCGCACTGCGCGAGGCGATTGCCGGTTTTTACCAGCAGCGCTACGGCCTGAGCATCGATCCCGAACGAATCCTGATTACCCCGGGCGGCTCCGGTGCCTTGCTGCTGGCCAGCAGCCTGCTGGTCGATCCGGGCAAGCACTGGTTGCTGGCCGACCCTGGCTACCCGTGCAACCGACACTTTCTGCGCCTGGTCGAAGGGGGGGCGCAGTTGGTGCCCGTGGGCCCAGAGGTCAATTATCAGCTCACCGCTGACCTGGTCGAACGCTACTGGGATCAGGACACCGTTGGTGCGCTGGTGGCGTCCCCGGCCAATCCAACCGGCACTGTGCTTGACCGTAGCGAGCTGGCCAGCCTGTCGGCGGCAACGCGCGCGCACAATGGCCATCTGGTGGTGGATGAGATCTACCACGGGCTTACCTACGGTATGGACGCCGCCAGCGTGCTGGAAGTCGACGACCACGCCTTTGTCCTGAATAGTTTTTCCAAGTATTTCGGGATGACCGGTTGGCGCCTCGGCTGGCTGGTGGCCCCACCGGCAGCAGTGGCTGATCTGGAAAAATTGGCCCAGAACCTCTACATCAGCGCCCCCAGCATGGCCCAACATGCGGCACTGGCCTGTTTCCAGCCGCAAACGCTGGCCATCCTTGAAGAACGCCGCAACGAGTTCGCTCGCCGTCGCGACTTCCTGCTACCCGCCCTGCGTGAACTTGGCTTCAAGATTGCCGTGGAGCCGCAGGGGGCGTTTTACCTGTATGCCGACATCAGCGCCTTTGGCGGTGATGCGTTTGCCTTCTGTCAGCACTTTCTCGAAACCGAACATGTCGCCTTCACCCCTGGCCTGGACTTTGGCCGTTATCAGGCCGGACATCATGTCCGTTTCGCCTACACCCAGAGCCTGCCACGCCTGCAGGAAGCGGTAGAGCGGATTGCGCGTGGTCTACGGAGTTGGCAAGGCTGA
- a CDS encoding sigma-54-dependent transcriptional regulator gives MPHILIVEDETIIRSALRRLLERNQYQVSEAGSVQEAQERFSIATFDLIVSDLRLPGAPGTELIKLGQGTPVLIMTSYASLRSAVDSMKMGAVDYIAKPFDHDEMLQAVARILRDRQNAPAAPAEVRGNGKTGAADKGTSNAANGEIGIIGSCPPMQDLYSKIRKVAPTDSNVLIQGESGTGKELVARALHNLSRRAKAPMISVNCAAIPETLIESELFGHEKGAFTGASAGRAGLVEAADGGTLFLDEIGELPLEAQARLLRVLQEGEIRRVGSVQSQKVDVRLIAATHRDLKNLAKIGQFREDLYYRLHVIALKLPALRERGADVNEIANAFLARQSARVGRTDLRFGHDAEQAIRHYAWPGNVRELENAVERAVILCESPEISADLLGIDIELSDLDDDEPFTSLSGNGSTANNTSHEPTEDLSLEDYFQHFVLEHQDHMTETELARKLGVSRKCLWERRQRLGIPRRKSGATSDS, from the coding sequence ATGCCGCATATTCTGATCGTCGAAGACGAAACCATCATCCGCTCGGCACTGCGTCGACTACTGGAACGGAACCAGTATCAGGTCAGCGAAGCCGGATCGGTGCAGGAAGCACAGGAGCGCTTCAGCATTGCCACCTTCGACTTGATTGTCAGTGACCTGCGTCTACCCGGCGCCCCGGGTACAGAACTGATCAAGCTCGGCCAGGGTACGCCGGTGCTGATCATGACCAGCTACGCCAGCCTGCGCTCTGCGGTCGACTCGATGAAGATGGGCGCGGTGGACTACATCGCCAAGCCTTTCGATCATGACGAAATGCTCCAGGCCGTAGCACGCATTCTGCGTGACCGGCAGAACGCACCGGCAGCACCGGCCGAAGTACGGGGTAACGGCAAGACCGGCGCGGCAGACAAAGGGACGAGCAACGCAGCCAATGGTGAGATTGGCATCATCGGCTCCTGCCCTCCGATGCAGGACCTGTACAGCAAGATCCGCAAGGTAGCGCCCACTGACTCCAATGTACTGATCCAGGGCGAATCGGGTACCGGTAAAGAGCTGGTTGCCCGCGCCTTGCACAACCTCTCGCGTCGCGCCAAGGCACCGATGATCTCGGTGAACTGCGCAGCGATCCCGGAAACGCTGATTGAATCGGAACTGTTCGGCCACGAAAAAGGGGCTTTCACCGGCGCCAGCGCCGGCCGCGCCGGCCTGGTCGAAGCCGCCGACGGCGGCACCTTGTTCCTCGACGAAATCGGCGAACTGCCACTGGAGGCCCAGGCACGCCTGTTGCGGGTACTGCAGGAAGGCGAAATTCGCCGGGTTGGCTCGGTGCAGTCGCAAAAGGTCGATGTGCGCCTGATCGCTGCGACCCACCGCGACCTGAAGAACCTGGCCAAGATCGGCCAGTTCCGCGAAGACCTTTATTACCGCCTGCATGTTATCGCCCTCAAGCTGCCTGCGCTGCGCGAGCGCGGCGCAGACGTCAACGAGATCGCCAATGCCTTCCTCGCCCGGCAAAGTGCGCGTGTCGGCCGCACCGACCTGCGCTTCGGCCACGATGCCGAACAGGCCATCCGTCACTACGCCTGGCCAGGTAACGTGCGTGAGCTGGAAAACGCCGTTGAGCGAGCAGTGATCCTCTGTGAGAGCCCGGAGATTTCCGCCGACTTGCTGGGCATCGATATCGAACTGAGCGACCTGGACGACGATGAGCCGTTCACCAGCCTGTCCGGCAATGGCAGCACGGCCAACAACACCAGCCATGAGCCAACCGAAGACCTGTCCCTGGAAGACTACTTTCAGCACTTCGTGCTTGAGCACCAGGACCACATGACTGAGACCGAGCTGGCACGCAAACTGGGTGTTAGCCGTAAGTGTCTGTGGGAACGTCGCCAGCGCCTGGGTATCCCCCGGCGCAAGAGTGGCGCCACCAGCGACAGCTGA
- a CDS encoding Rieske (2Fe-2S) protein, translating to MHFLCLPAELAEGHSRGFTVEGIAVLAVRRAGRVYLYHNRCPHRGIPLNWEPDQFLDPSASLISCSRHGALFLIESGECVAGPCAGEHLSTLDCHEDSQGIWLMA from the coding sequence ATGCATTTTCTCTGTTTGCCCGCCGAACTGGCCGAAGGCCACAGTCGTGGTTTCACCGTCGAAGGCATCGCCGTGCTTGCCGTGCGCCGCGCGGGTCGCGTGTACCTGTACCACAACCGCTGCCCCCACCGTGGCATCCCCCTGAACTGGGAACCCGACCAGTTTCTCGACCCCAGCGCCAGCCTGATCAGTTGTAGCCGACATGGTGCGCTGTTTCTCATCGAGTCAGGCGAATGTGTGGCCGGGCCTTGCGCCGGGGAACACCTGAGCACCCTGGACTGCCACGAAGACAGTCAGGGCATTTGGCTCATGGCGTGA
- the dksA gene encoding RNA polymerase-binding protein DksA: protein MSTQEKQQSSQLVRGFEPYKETKGEEYMGAPMRAHFTKLLHKWKQELMEGVDKTVDHMKDEAANFPDPADRASQEEEFALELRNRDRERKLIKKIDKTLQLIEDEEYGWCESCGVEIGIRRLEARPTADLCYDCKTLAEIKEKQVGKA from the coding sequence ATGTCCACCCAAGAAAAGCAACAAAGCAGTCAACTCGTTCGCGGCTTCGAACCCTATAAAGAAACCAAGGGTGAGGAGTACATGGGTGCCCCCATGCGAGCGCACTTCACTAAACTCCTGCACAAGTGGAAGCAGGAGTTGATGGAAGGCGTCGACAAGACTGTGGACCACATGAAAGACGAGGCAGCCAACTTCCCTGACCCGGCCGATCGCGCCAGCCAGGAAGAAGAGTTCGCCCTTGAGCTGCGCAATCGCGATCGCGAGCGCAAGCTGATCAAGAAAATCGACAAGACCCTGCAACTGATCGAAGACGAAGAATACGGCTGGTGCGAAAGCTGCGGCGTTGAAATCGGCATTCGGCGCCTGGAGGCCCGCCCTACTGCGGACCTGTGCTACGACTGCAAGACCTTGGCAGAAATCAAGGAAAAACAGGTCGGTAAGGCCTGA
- a CDS encoding heme/hemin ABC transporter substrate-binding protein: MRRNARLITLCIGLVFTSLALAENTPQRWVSAGGALSEWVSALGAEQRLVGVDTTSQHPQSLKALPSIGYQRQLSAEGVLSLRPDVLVGTEEMGPPPVLAQIRGAGVQVEMFSSKADLQAVEANLKHLGRLLGNEKQAEQVFADYRQQLQALQDALKQAQAKQPAPGVILLVGHGGAKPMIAGKGTAGDWLLKQAGARNLADNDGYKNFSVEALAALNPDVLVFADRSLSGEQALQALLKENPALKASQAARDGRLVELDPTLLVGGLGPRLPSALQQLSNAFYPAAP, from the coding sequence ATGCGCCGCAATGCCCGCCTGATCACGCTTTGTATCGGCCTCGTGTTTACCAGCCTGGCGCTGGCCGAAAATACTCCCCAGCGCTGGGTCAGTGCCGGAGGGGCATTGAGCGAGTGGGTCAGTGCGTTAGGTGCAGAGCAGCGATTGGTCGGTGTCGACACCACCAGCCAACATCCGCAATCGCTCAAGGCCTTGCCGAGCATTGGTTACCAGCGTCAACTGTCTGCCGAAGGTGTGTTGAGCCTGCGGCCGGATGTACTGGTCGGCACTGAGGAAATGGGCCCACCACCGGTGCTGGCGCAGATCCGCGGCGCCGGGGTTCAGGTCGAAATGTTTTCCAGCAAGGCTGATCTGCAGGCGGTTGAAGCCAACCTCAAGCACTTGGGACGCTTGCTCGGTAATGAAAAACAAGCCGAGCAGGTGTTTGCCGATTACCGTCAACAGTTGCAGGCCTTGCAAGACGCACTCAAGCAGGCGCAGGCCAAGCAACCGGCGCCAGGGGTAATTCTCCTGGTGGGGCATGGTGGCGCCAAGCCAATGATCGCCGGTAAAGGGACCGCCGGTGACTGGCTGCTCAAGCAGGCCGGTGCACGCAACCTGGCTGACAATGACGGCTACAAGAACTTCTCGGTTGAGGCCCTGGCGGCGCTCAACCCCGACGTGTTGGTGTTCGCCGACCGTAGCTTGAGCGGTGAGCAAGCCCTGCAAGCACTGCTCAAGGAAAATCCCGCGCTGAAAGCCTCACAGGCAGCACGTGATGGGCGCTTGGTCGAACTTGATCCCACGTTGTTGGTTGGTGGTCTGGGCCCGCGTCTGCCGAGTGCGCTGCAGCAGTTGTCGAACGCCTTTTACCCCGCTGCGCCATGA
- a CDS encoding sensor histidine kinase, giving the protein MPMSFSLTQMILISAAYLLVLFGVAWISERGMIPRSIIRHPLTYTLSLGVYASAWAFYGSVGLAYQYGYGFLACYLGVSGAFLLAPVLLYPILKITRTYQLSSLADLIAFRFRSTWGGALTTVFMLIGVLPLLALQIQAVADSISILTGEPVKARVALAFCALITLFTIFFGSRHIATREKHEGLVFAIAFESVIKLLALGGIGLYALYGVFGGPHQLEVWLLQNQTALAALHTPLQEGPWRTLLLVFFASAIVMPHMYHMAFTENLNPRSLVSASWGLPLFLLLMSLAVPLILWAGLKMGASTSPEYFTLGLGIAANNQALALLAYVGGLSASSGLIIVTTLALSGMALNHLVLPLYQPPAEGNIYRWLKWTRRALIVAIIAAGFGFYLTLGSQQDLANLGIVAFVATLQFLPGVLSVLYWPTANRRGFIAGLLAGILVWMVTMLLPLVGNLQGFYIPLLNMIYVLDDTSWHMAAIASLAANVLLFTLISLFTNASTEEVSAAEACAVDNVRRPQRRELHAASPQEFATQLAKPLGAKAAQKEVEQALRDLYLPFDERRPYALRRLRDRIEANLSGLMGPSVAQDMVETFLPYKSGNENYVTEDIHFIESRLEDYHSRLTGLAAELDALRRYHRQTLQELPMGVCSLAKDQEILMWNKAMEELTGIPAKRVVGSRLTTIGEPWRGLLLGFTNIPDEHLHKQRLGLDGQNRWLNLHKAAIDEPLAPGNSGLVVLVEDLTETQALEDKLVHSERLASIGRLAAGVAHEIGNPVTGIACLAQNLREEREDDGEITELSSQILEQTKRISRIVQSLMSFAHAGSHQHSDEPVCLAEVAQDAIGLLALNRRNFEVQFFNLCDPEHWVDGDPQRLAQVLINLLSNARDASPAGSAVRVKSEASEHTVDLIVEDEGSGIPKNIMDRLFEPFFTTKDPGEGTGLGLALVYSIVEEHYGQITIDSPADTQSQRGTRIRVTLPRHVVATSAVN; this is encoded by the coding sequence ATGCCGATGAGCTTTAGCCTGACCCAGATGATCCTGATCAGCGCCGCCTACCTGCTGGTGCTGTTCGGTGTGGCCTGGATCAGCGAACGCGGCATGATCCCGCGTTCGATCATTCGCCACCCCTTGACCTATACCTTGTCGCTGGGCGTCTACGCCAGCGCCTGGGCCTTCTATGGTTCAGTCGGTCTGGCCTACCAGTACGGTTACGGCTTTCTTGCCTGTTACCTGGGGGTTTCCGGCGCTTTCCTGCTAGCGCCGGTGCTGCTGTACCCGATTCTGAAGATCACCCGCACCTATCAGTTGTCGTCGCTGGCCGACCTGATCGCCTTCCGCTTTCGCAGTACCTGGGGCGGAGCGCTGACTACAGTGTTCATGCTGATCGGTGTGCTGCCGCTATTGGCCCTGCAGATTCAAGCGGTGGCCGACTCCATCAGTATTCTCACGGGCGAGCCGGTCAAGGCTCGCGTAGCCCTGGCCTTTTGCGCCTTGATTACCCTGTTCACCATCTTTTTCGGCTCGCGCCATATCGCCACCCGAGAAAAACACGAAGGCTTAGTGTTCGCCATCGCATTTGAGTCGGTGATCAAGTTACTGGCTCTGGGCGGTATAGGCCTGTACGCGCTGTATGGTGTGTTTGGTGGGCCGCATCAATTGGAAGTCTGGTTGCTGCAAAACCAGACAGCCCTTGCGGCCCTGCACACGCCGTTGCAGGAAGGCCCGTGGCGAACCCTGCTGCTGGTGTTTTTCGCCTCAGCTATCGTCATGCCGCACATGTATCACATGGCTTTTACCGAAAACCTCAACCCGCGCTCGCTGGTCAGCGCCAGTTGGGGCTTGCCGTTGTTCCTGCTGCTGATGAGCCTGGCGGTGCCGCTGATCCTCTGGGCCGGCTTGAAGATGGGTGCCAGCACCAGCCCTGAATACTTCACGCTGGGCCTGGGGATCGCCGCCAACAATCAGGCCCTGGCGCTACTTGCTTATGTCGGTGGGCTATCAGCCTCAAGTGGCTTGATCATCGTCACCACCCTGGCTCTCTCGGGCATGGCCCTGAACCACTTGGTACTGCCGCTCTACCAGCCGCCAGCCGAAGGCAATATCTATCGCTGGCTGAAGTGGACCCGGCGAGCGCTCATCGTTGCCATCATCGCTGCCGGTTTTGGTTTCTACCTGACCCTTGGCAGCCAGCAGGACCTGGCCAACCTTGGCATCGTTGCCTTCGTTGCCACCCTGCAGTTCCTGCCGGGCGTACTTTCGGTTCTCTATTGGCCGACCGCTAACCGTCGGGGTTTCATTGCCGGACTGCTGGCCGGGATTCTGGTGTGGATGGTGACCATGCTGCTGCCCCTGGTGGGCAATCTGCAGGGCTTCTACATCCCGTTGCTGAACATGATCTATGTGCTCGACGATACCAGTTGGCACATGGCGGCCATTGCCTCGCTCGCCGCGAACGTATTGCTTTTCACCCTGATCTCGCTGTTCACCAACGCCAGTACCGAAGAAGTCAGCGCCGCCGAAGCGTGCGCTGTGGATAACGTGCGTCGCCCGCAACGCCGCGAGTTGCATGCTGCCTCACCACAGGAGTTTGCCACGCAACTGGCCAAGCCCCTGGGGGCAAAGGCTGCGCAGAAGGAAGTGGAGCAGGCCCTGCGCGATCTCTACCTGCCCTTTGACGAGCGCCGCCCTTATGCGTTGCGCCGTCTGCGTGATCGCATCGAAGCCAACCTGTCGGGGTTGATGGGGCCGAGCGTGGCCCAGGACATGGTGGAAACCTTCCTCCCCTACAAGTCCGGGAATGAAAATTACGTCACTGAAGACATCCACTTCATTGAAAGCCGGCTGGAAGACTATCACTCACGCCTGACCGGCCTCGCCGCCGAGCTCGACGCCCTGCGCCGCTACCACCGCCAAACCTTGCAGGAACTGCCAATGGGCGTTTGCTCGCTAGCCAAGGATCAGGAGATCCTCATGTGGAACAAGGCCATGGAAGAGCTCACCGGCATTCCCGCCAAGCGCGTTGTTGGCTCGCGCCTGACCACCATTGGCGAACCCTGGCGTGGCCTGCTGCTCGGCTTCACCAATATTCCCGACGAACACCTGCACAAGCAGCGCCTGGGCCTGGACGGTCAGAACCGCTGGCTGAACCTGCATAAAGCGGCCATCGACGAGCCACTGGCGCCGGGCAACAGTGGCTTGGTGGTATTGGTCGAAGACCTCACCGAAACCCAGGCCCTGGAAGACAAACTGGTGCACTCCGAACGCCTGGCCAGTATTGGCCGCCTGGCTGCCGGGGTCGCTCACGAGATCGGCAACCCTGTTACCGGCATCGCCTGCCTCGCGCAGAACCTACGCGAAGAGCGTGAGGATGATGGCGAGATCACTGAATTGAGCAGCCAGATTCTTGAGCAGACCAAGCGTATTTCACGCATTGTCCAGTCGCTGATGAGCTTCGCCCATGCCGGTAGCCACCAGCACAGTGACGAGCCGGTCTGCCTGGCCGAGGTTGCGCAGGACGCCATCGGTCTGCTGGCCTTGAACCGGCGCAATTTCGAAGTACAGTTCTTCAACCTGTGCGACCCCGAGCACTGGGTCGATGGCGACCCGCAGCGCCTGGCTCAGGTCTTGATCAACTTGCTGTCCAACGCTCGCGATGCCTCACCTGCCGGCAGTGCCGTACGGGTCAAGAGCGAAGCGAGCGAGCATACCGTCGACCTGATCGTCGAGGACGAAGGCAGCGGTATTCCGAAAAACATCATGGATCGTCTGTTCGAACCCTTTTTCACAACCAAGGACCCGGGCGAAGGGACTGGACTGGGGCTTGCTCTGGTCTATTCCATCGTGGAAGAGCATTATGGACAAATCACCATCGACAGCCCGGCTGATACCCAGAGCCAACGTGGCACACGGATCCGAGTGACCCTGCCACGCCATGTCGTAGCGACGTCCGCTGTGAACTGA